The segment TACCAACAATGTGTAAATACGACAATCGTATAGGCTGATTACGACAAGCTAATACAAGCCATTAATATTATTGCTCAATGTCTATTTGGTATTTGTTAAGCAGGCCTGCAATACCTGCAACAGAGAACTTTGCTTTTTTTATCTTGTTCAGCTCCGGGTCAAAAGAGTAGTTAAAGGCCGTTCTGAAATCGGTTTTTTCCAATACACTGTTTTCAAAAATAGCCCCACCCAAATCACAATTTTTAAATACAGATAAACTTAAATCGCAGTCGGTAAAATCAACCTCTCTAACACTGCAATTATTAAATAGAGTTTTCTTTAAACCTAGTTTGAAAAAGGATGATAAGTTGAGTAAACAGTTTTCAAACGATACGGCAAATAAAAAAGGATGACAGTTTTCAAAACGCAAACCTAACAGTTTACAGTCTTTAAATTTTACCTCCCTGATAGCTGTTTTATTTAATTTAGCTAAGCTTAGATTACAACTGCTGAAGCTACATTCTATAAATAACATTTGTGTTAAATCTGATTCCGAAAAATCACAATTAATAAATGTACAATGCTCGTATTCGCCTTTAGGAAGAGGATTTAAAGTATAGTTTTCGTTTTCAAAAAGAGTGTCTTCAGTATACATTTTATAGGTTTATGTTTTGAAACAAACAGTAAGCGTTCATGTAGTTTAAAAATCTAAACCAAGCGCAAAATAATAAATCGGTTTGGATGCTACTTCCGCATCCTGAATACCCCAAGCCGTATCAAAACGAATAAAGTAACCCAATAGTTTAGTACGTAAGCCACCACCAAACCCTGCTACCAATGGGTCGCGTACATTGGTTACTCGCGCTATAACAGGTGTTATATTAATGGTTTTCTGGTTAAAAGTATTGTCATCGCTATAGGGGTTTGAGCCAATCCATGCCGTTCCAACATCAAAGAAAGGCACTATTTGAAAGTTGTTTAAAAACTCGCTGCGCAGCGGACGGTT is part of the Bacteroidota bacterium genome and harbors:
- a CDS encoding pentapeptide repeat-containing protein, with product MYTEDTLFENENYTLNPLPKGEYEHCTFINCDFSESDLTQMLFIECSFSSCNLSLAKLNKTAIREVKFKDCKLLGLRFENCHPFLFAVSFENCLLNLSSFFKLGLKKTLFNNCSVREVDFTDCDLSLSVFKNCDLGGAIFENSVLEKTDFRTAFNYSFDPELNKIKKAKFSVAGIAGLLNKYQIDIEQ